The Spirosoma foliorum genome has a window encoding:
- a CDS encoding acyl-CoA dehydrogenase family protein gives METIFTTERVRPLLARVQEFVQYELIPLEDGFSHNNLGAIIPILDQKRKLVKAAGLWGLHLSKEEGGHGLTLCEFGQISEALAHAPFFGHYVFGCQAPDIGNTELLHKFASEELKERYLKPLMAGEIRSCFSMTEPEFAGSNPTRMATLAVRDGNDYVINGRKWFTSSADGAAFAVVMAVTNPDAAPHQRASMIIVPTDTPGFNIERNIPVFGEAGEGWFSHAEVTYTNCRVPAANVIAGEGMGFRLAQERLGPGRVHHCMRWVGNAEKALDLMCKRAATREIEEGVMLGEKQFIQDFIAESRAEIDACRLYVLNTAHMIDTVGVSNVRDAVSAIKFYVANAFLRVLDRAIQVHGALGVTDDTVLSAMYRHERGARIWDGADEVHKQNLATNILKKYGLDIKQKAKELRQFRQMMAAESSL, from the coding sequence ATGGAAACGATTTTCACGACCGAGCGAGTCAGGCCCTTATTGGCGCGAGTTCAGGAATTTGTTCAATACGAATTGATTCCGCTCGAAGACGGATTTTCGCATAACAATCTTGGCGCTATTATTCCCATTCTTGATCAGAAACGGAAGTTGGTCAAAGCTGCCGGTTTGTGGGGATTGCATCTGTCAAAAGAGGAAGGGGGACATGGTCTTACGTTGTGCGAATTTGGTCAGATTAGTGAAGCATTGGCGCATGCGCCCTTTTTCGGACATTATGTGTTTGGGTGTCAGGCACCTGACATCGGCAATACCGAATTACTTCACAAATTCGCTTCGGAAGAGCTGAAAGAACGGTATTTGAAACCACTGATGGCAGGCGAAATTCGTTCCTGTTTCTCAATGACCGAACCCGAGTTTGCGGGCTCAAACCCTACCCGAATGGCCACCTTAGCCGTACGCGATGGAAACGACTACGTGATAAATGGGCGTAAGTGGTTCACATCCTCGGCCGATGGTGCTGCTTTTGCGGTGGTAATGGCTGTAACAAATCCGGATGCCGCCCCGCACCAGCGAGCCAGTATGATTATCGTTCCAACCGATACGCCTGGCTTCAACATTGAACGTAATATTCCCGTTTTTGGCGAAGCGGGTGAAGGCTGGTTTAGCCATGCCGAAGTGACGTATACCAACTGTCGGGTTCCGGCTGCAAACGTGATTGCAGGCGAAGGTATGGGTTTTCGACTGGCGCAGGAACGGTTGGGGCCCGGACGCGTTCACCACTGCATGCGTTGGGTTGGTAATGCCGAAAAGGCGCTGGATTTGATGTGCAAACGGGCTGCCACTCGTGAGATTGAAGAGGGCGTGATGCTGGGCGAAAAGCAGTTTATTCAGGATTTCATTGCCGAAAGTCGAGCCGAAATTGATGCCTGCCGATTGTATGTACTGAACACCGCTCACATGATCGATACGGTCGGCGTAAGCAATGTTCGGGATGCTGTTTCGGCCATAAAATTCTACGTGGCCAATGCTTTTCTGCGCGTACTCGACCGGGCCATTCAGGTGCATGGTGCCCTGGGCGTTACGGACGATACCGTGCTTTCTGCTATGTATCGGCATGAACGAGGAGCCCGTATCTGGGACGGAGCCGATGAAGT